From a region of the Coffea arabica cultivar ET-39 chromosome 3e, Coffea Arabica ET-39 HiFi, whole genome shotgun sequence genome:
- the LOC140038967 gene encoding CYC02 protein-like, which yields MASSKNLLFLIGVLFALVLLISFDATAADQKSVKTTGVHDASSGKDRCRHGCCHWYHGHCQRCCRTAKETPEATSGDEDTVTADRCRHGCCYWYHGHCQRCC from the exons ATGGCATCTTCAAAAAATTTGCTCTTTCTTATTGGTGTTCTCTTTGCACTTGTGCTCCTCATTTCCTTTGATGCAACAGCTGCAG ATCAGAAGAGCGTGAAAACCACTGGTGTCCACGATGCCAGTTCAGGCAAAGATCGTTGCAGACATGGTTGCTGCCACTGGTACCATGGACACTGCCAAAGATGCTGTCGAACTGCCAAGGAGACCCCTGAAGCCACATCTGGAGATGAGGATACCGTAACCGCAGATCGTTGCAGACATGGTTGCTGCTACTGGTACCATGGACATTGCCAAAGATGCTGTTAA